The Solanum pennellii chromosome 11, SPENNV200 genome contains a region encoding:
- the LOC107003466 gene encoding transcription factor MYB97-like isoform X2 codes for MTSEVGMNSTSVEEANAGGNIRRGTPLKKGPWLKAEDAILRDYVAEYGEGNWSSVHRRTGLARCGKSCRLRWANHLKPYLKKGAFTQEEEQLIVAMHAQIGNKWARIASEFPGRTDNDIKNFWNTRLKRQRREEKYMLSPGVFFREFSEDKQNKELATSSSANSLPHLLPINNVEIPTAENRNFEPSQQLYPPRLLNNGFSSFLGTPATSLRDQGLNSSWNTHSVPSTVHSSKRTQGLESWFSNRNVDLSQAHHQYQNDGSFFTQSLGFSSLHTHNLTSNYHPSSASEIPGIQASSSEHRLKGKLELPSFQTPMTSWDSASSVPSIESSSTFIQSPPNEYTDSCSLSPQSSDLLHAILYGSQTPKASSSNSYQETSRDVVPDSCPVLRQIQWGTDPDAITPSGHAITSVFSEYTPSSGGSLEDHQSIAPLIGCNVNQEMANFTPTAGNNDTSNDDLFSETDMYFSPSDWLHDLE; via the exons ATGACTTCAGAAGTTGGCATGAATTCGACATCTGTTGAAGAAGCTAATGCTGGAGGAAATATAAGAAGAGGCACCCCACTGAAAAAAGGTCCTTGGCTTAAAGCAGAAGATGCAATTTTAAGGGATTACGTCGCAGAGTATGGGGAGGGGAATTGGAGTTCTGTCCACAGGCGAACAGGACTCGCTCGCTGTGGGAAAAGTTGCCGTTTGCGGTGGGCAAATCACCTAAAACCATATTTAAAGAAAGGTGCTTTCACTCAGGAGGAAGAGCAACTCATAGTTGCAATGCACGCTCAGATAGGAAACAAATGGGCGCGAATAGCATCTGAG TTCCCTGGCCGCACAGACAATGATATAAAGAATTTCTGGAACACCAGACTAAAGAGACAACGGCgtgaagaaaaatatatgctCTCTCCAGGTGTTTTTTTCCGGGAATTTAGTGAGGACAAACAAAATAAGGAGCTGGCCACATCATCATCTGCAAATTCACTTCCCCATCTCTTGCCTATTAACAATGTTGAGATTCCAACTGCGGAAAACAGAAATTTTGAACCTAGTCAGCAGTTGTATCCTCCGAGGCTTCTTAATAATGGTTTTAGTAGCTTTCTTGGTACTCCTGCTACTAGCTTACGTGATCAGGGTCTTAACTCTTCCTGGAATACTCATTCTGTCCCCTCAACAGTTCATTCATCCAAGCGTACACAAGGATTAGAATCCTGGTTCTCTAATCGAAATGTTGACCTTTCTCAAGCTCACCATCAATATCAAAATGATGGTTCTTTTTTTACTCAATCCTTGGGGTTTTCTTCGTTGCATACTCATAATCTGACATCTAATTATCACCCATCATCTGCCAGTGAAATTCCTGGCATCCAGGCCTCTTCTTCAGAGCACAGATTGAAGGGTAAGCTGGAGCTCCCTTCTTTCCAAACTCCGATGACGAGTTGGGATTCAGCTTCCTCAGTTCCTTCAATTGAGTCCTCCAGTACTTTTATTCAATCTCCTCCAAATGAGTATACTGATTCTTGCAGTCTGTCACCCCAAAGCAGTGATCTATTGCATGCCATACTTTATGGATCACAAACACCCAAAGCTTCAAGCAGTAATTCATATCAAGAGACTTCTCGTGATGTAGTGCCAGATTCTTGTCCTGTTCTCCGACAGATTCAGTGGGGAACTGACCCTGATGCGATCACCCCTTCAGGTCATGCTATTACATCGGTGTTTAGTGAATACACCCCTAGCAGTGGAGGTTCATTGGAGGACCACCAGTCAATAGCTCCTTTGATAG GATGCAATGTTAATCAAGAGATGGCTAACTTCACTCCTACTGCTGGAAATAATGATACATCAAACGACGATTTGTTTTCTGAGACTGATATGTATTTTTCTCCAAGTGATTGGCTTCACGACTTGGAGTAG
- the LOC107002925 gene encoding BTB/POZ and MATH domain-containing protein 4-like codes for MSELPTITHVSDTIAVGELAPPTSSRSVTDTVNGSHHFVISGYSLAKGMGVGKHIASDTFTVGGHQWAIYFYPDGKNPEDNSAYVSVFIALASEGTDVRALFELTLIDQSGKEKHKVHSHFDRSLESGPYTLKYRGSMWGYKRFFRRALLETSEYLKDDCLKINCTVGVVRSTIECSSLHTIQVPDSDMGTHFGMLLENMEASDVIFNVSGEMFHAHKLVLAARSPVFHSEFLCGHEGDAQEIVVNDMEPKVFKAMLHFIYKDALVEEELEATRTSTTPCISDTLTAKLLSAADRYDLTRLRRLCESHLCKDISINSVAQILALADRYHAAELKSVCLSFAAENLSAVMQSDGFEYLKENCPALQSELLKTVAGCEDDSSSGGGKSKSVWAQLSDGGDTNGRRIRQKT; via the exons ATGTCAGAGTTACCGACAATCACTCATGTTTCCGATACGATCGCCGTCGGCGAGTTAGCACCGCCGACGAGTTCTCGTTCTGTGACTGATACGGTTAACGGGTCGCACCACTTCGTGATCTCTGGTTATTCATTGGCTAAAGGGATGGGTGTCGGAAAACACATCGCAAGTGATACTTTCACCGTCGGAGGTCATCAGTGGGCGATTTACTTTTATCCTGATGGAAAGAATCCGGAAGATAATTCGGCGTATGTGTCTGTGTTTATTGCGTTGGCTAGTGAAGGAACGGATGTTAGGGCTTTGTTTGAGTTGACTCTGATTGATCAGAGTGGTAAAGAGAAACATAAGGTTCATAGCCATTTCGATCGGTCTCTTGAGAGTGGACCGTATACCTTGAAGTATCGCGGCAGCATGTG GGGATACAAACGGTTTTTTAGACGAGCGTTGCTTGAGACTTCAGAGTATTTGAAGGATGACTGCTTGAAGATTAATTGCACTGTTGGAGTCGTGCGCTCCACAATAGAGTGTTCGAGCTTGCATACAATTCAGGTCCCAGACTCGGACATGGGAACACATTTTGGCATGCTTTTGGAAAATATGGAAGCTTCAGATGTTATTTTCAATGTGTCTGGTGAAATGTTTCATGCCCATAAGTTGGTATTGGCCGCTCGTTCTCCTGTATTCCACTCTGAATTCTTGTGTGGACATGAAGGCGATGCGCAGGAAATTGTGGTCAATGATATGGAACCTAAGGTCTTCAAA GCTATGCTGCACTTCATATACAAAGATGCTCTTGTAGAAGAAGAGCTAGAGGCAACTAGAACTTCTACTACCCCCTGTATATCTGACACTCTGACAGCAAAATTGTTATCAGCAGCTGATCGGTATGATTTAACACGACTGAGGAGGTTGTGTGAATCTCATCTTTGCAAAGATATCTCTATCAACTCTGTTGCACAAATTCTTGCTTTAGCAGACCGTTACCATGCCGCTGAGCTCAAATCAGTTTGCCTAAGTTTTGCTGCTGAAAATCTTTCTG CTGTGATGCAATCAGATGGCTTTGAGTACCTTAAAGAAAATTGCCCCGCTCTTCAGTCAGAGCTTCTTAAAACTGTGGCAGGTTGCGAGGATGACAGTAGCAGTGGAGGTGGGAAGTCAAAAAGTGTTTGGGCACAACTTTCAGACGGTGGTGATACCAACGGGAGGAGGATCAGGCAAAAGACCTGA
- the LOC107003466 gene encoding transcription factor GAMYB-like isoform X1 — protein MCMTTECVGRMTSEVGMNSTSVEEANAGGNIRRGTPLKKGPWLKAEDAILRDYVAEYGEGNWSSVHRRTGLARCGKSCRLRWANHLKPYLKKGAFTQEEEQLIVAMHAQIGNKWARIASEFPGRTDNDIKNFWNTRLKRQRREEKYMLSPGVFFREFSEDKQNKELATSSSANSLPHLLPINNVEIPTAENRNFEPSQQLYPPRLLNNGFSSFLGTPATSLRDQGLNSSWNTHSVPSTVHSSKRTQGLESWFSNRNVDLSQAHHQYQNDGSFFTQSLGFSSLHTHNLTSNYHPSSASEIPGIQASSSEHRLKGKLELPSFQTPMTSWDSASSVPSIESSSTFIQSPPNEYTDSCSLSPQSSDLLHAILYGSQTPKASSSNSYQETSRDVVPDSCPVLRQIQWGTDPDAITPSGHAITSVFSEYTPSSGGSLEDHQSIAPLIGCNVNQEMANFTPTAGNNDTSNDDLFSETDMYFSPSDWLHDLE, from the exons ATGTGTATGACAACTGAATGTGTTGGCAGGATGACTTCAGAAGTTGGCATGAATTCGACATCTGTTGAAGAAGCTAATGCTGGAGGAAATATAAGAAGAGGCACCCCACTGAAAAAAGGTCCTTGGCTTAAAGCAGAAGATGCAATTTTAAGGGATTACGTCGCAGAGTATGGGGAGGGGAATTGGAGTTCTGTCCACAGGCGAACAGGACTCGCTCGCTGTGGGAAAAGTTGCCGTTTGCGGTGGGCAAATCACCTAAAACCATATTTAAAGAAAGGTGCTTTCACTCAGGAGGAAGAGCAACTCATAGTTGCAATGCACGCTCAGATAGGAAACAAATGGGCGCGAATAGCATCTGAG TTCCCTGGCCGCACAGACAATGATATAAAGAATTTCTGGAACACCAGACTAAAGAGACAACGGCgtgaagaaaaatatatgctCTCTCCAGGTGTTTTTTTCCGGGAATTTAGTGAGGACAAACAAAATAAGGAGCTGGCCACATCATCATCTGCAAATTCACTTCCCCATCTCTTGCCTATTAACAATGTTGAGATTCCAACTGCGGAAAACAGAAATTTTGAACCTAGTCAGCAGTTGTATCCTCCGAGGCTTCTTAATAATGGTTTTAGTAGCTTTCTTGGTACTCCTGCTACTAGCTTACGTGATCAGGGTCTTAACTCTTCCTGGAATACTCATTCTGTCCCCTCAACAGTTCATTCATCCAAGCGTACACAAGGATTAGAATCCTGGTTCTCTAATCGAAATGTTGACCTTTCTCAAGCTCACCATCAATATCAAAATGATGGTTCTTTTTTTACTCAATCCTTGGGGTTTTCTTCGTTGCATACTCATAATCTGACATCTAATTATCACCCATCATCTGCCAGTGAAATTCCTGGCATCCAGGCCTCTTCTTCAGAGCACAGATTGAAGGGTAAGCTGGAGCTCCCTTCTTTCCAAACTCCGATGACGAGTTGGGATTCAGCTTCCTCAGTTCCTTCAATTGAGTCCTCCAGTACTTTTATTCAATCTCCTCCAAATGAGTATACTGATTCTTGCAGTCTGTCACCCCAAAGCAGTGATCTATTGCATGCCATACTTTATGGATCACAAACACCCAAAGCTTCAAGCAGTAATTCATATCAAGAGACTTCTCGTGATGTAGTGCCAGATTCTTGTCCTGTTCTCCGACAGATTCAGTGGGGAACTGACCCTGATGCGATCACCCCTTCAGGTCATGCTATTACATCGGTGTTTAGTGAATACACCCCTAGCAGTGGAGGTTCATTGGAGGACCACCAGTCAATAGCTCCTTTGATAG GATGCAATGTTAATCAAGAGATGGCTAACTTCACTCCTACTGCTGGAAATAATGATACATCAAACGACGATTTGTTTTCTGAGACTGATATGTATTTTTCTCCAAGTGATTGGCTTCACGACTTGGAGTAG
- the LOC107005029 gene encoding F-box/WD-40 repeat-containing protein At5g21040: protein MEFECQRGTKIGLKDCSIDCVDYPCREKVDTSFFEPSKNPKSSIFDSEKQKSLWRLDGKGGSLSLKCEELLAVNEVLPDSRSITDLPPALISEILNCLEPKELGVVSCVNASLYRLASEHHVWKEFYCERWGQPILLAPLGAEHADEKSWKELFVEREFRSKTFMGRYSIDTLYGHTEAVRTVSVLSSKKLLFTSGYDQIVRMWDLEEGLSIASSRPLGCTIRAVAADSRLLIAGGTDGFIHGWRAEDGNPHLFDLRSPQNQNMEFRVWEHEGPITCLALDLNKMYSGSWDMSIRVWDRSSLKCLKVLMHNDWVWSLAPHDTTVASAAGSDLYVWDTNIGSELATISNVHAGNAFSLARSHTGKLLFSGGEDGAIRMFEISRNDKFHLRRVATWIPHSGAVYSLAFEFPWLVSASSDGKLSLIDVRKLLRTNRSYVMEKPSKVENRAIEPPQRMLHGFASNLFAVDVGLDRIVCAGEEGIVRIWNFSEALEIEQRVRALRGLRLENRMRRRKLQSEMTGKVSRADQCSVAAKKNQLNGDRNSWRNKRRVTGKQKA from the coding sequence ATGGAATTTGAATGCCAAAGAGGTACTAAGATTGGTTTGAAAGATTGTTCTATAGATTGTGTAGACTACCCCTGCAGAGAAAAAGTTGATACTAGTTTTTTTGAACCTTCAAAGAACCCAAAGAGTTCCATATTTGACTCAGAGAAGCAAAAATCATTGTGGAGATTGGATGGGAAAGGTGGTAGTTTGAGTTTGAAATGCGAGGAGTTGCTCGCTGTTAATGAGGTTTTGCCTGATAGTCGGTCTATTACTGACCTCCCTCCGGCTTTGATCTCAGAAATACTTAATTGCTTAGAACCAAAGGAGCTTGGTGTTGTTTCGTGTGTGAATGCGTCATTGTATCGTCTTGCTTCGGAGCACCATGTGTGGAAGGAGTTCTATTGTGAAAGGTGGGGGCAGCCAATATTGTTGGCACCTTTGGGCGCAGAGCATGCAGATGAGAAGTCGTGGAAGGAGCTTTTCGTGGAGAGGGAGTTCCGTAGTAAAACATTCATGGGACGCTATAGTATTGATACATTGTATGGTCATACCGAGGCTGTTAGGACTGTTTCTGTTTTATCTTCAAAGAAACTTCTGTTTACTTCAGGGTATGATCAGATAGTGCGAATGTGGGACTTGGAAGAAGGTTTATCTATTGCATCATCTCGCCCTCTTGGCTGCACTATTCGTGCAGTTGCGGCTGATTCGAGGCTCTTAATAGCAGGGGGTACAGATGGATTCATACATGGTTGGAGAGCAGAGGATGGaaatccacatctctttgatcTTAGATCACCTCAGAACCAGAACATGGAATTCAGAGTTTGGGAACATGAAGGACCAATAACATGTCTGGCATTGGATTTGAATAAGATGTACAGTGGTTCTTGGGACATGAGTATTCGTGTTTGGGATCGTTCTTCTTTGAAATGTCTGAAAGTTCTAATGCACAATGACTGGGTTTGGAGCCTTGCTCCCCATGATACAACAGTAGCGAGCGCTGCAGGCTCAGATCTTTATGTCTGGGACACTAATATTGGGTCAGAACTTGCTACCATCAGCAATGTTCATGCTGGAAATGCTTTTTCCTTGGCGCGAAGTCACACAGGGAAGCTCCTATTCAGTGGAGGGGAAGATGGAGCTATACGCATGTTCGAGATCAGTAGAAATGATAAGTTCCATCTCAGGCGTGTGGCGACATGGATTCCTCACTCGGGTGCTGTTTATTCTCTTGCATTTGAGTTCCCTTGGCTTGTTTCAGCTTCCAGTGATGGAAAACTCTCACTTATTGATGTGAGAAAGCTGTTGAGGACGAATCGGAGTTATGTGATGGAGAAGCCTTCGAAGGTTGAGAATAGGGCTATAGAGCCACCTCAAAGAATGTTACATGGATTTGCGAGCAATCTGTTTGCTGTGGATGTTGGTCTTGATCGTATTGTATGTGCCGGAGAAGAAGGCATTGTTAGGATCTGGAACTTCTCAGAAGCTTTGGAGATTGAGCAGAGAGTTCGGGCATTAAGAGGACTAAGGTTAGAGAACAGAATGAGGAGGCGTAAACTTCAGTCTGAAATGACTGGTAAAGTTAGCCGCGCTGATCAGTGCTCAGTTGCTGCTAAGAAGAATCAATTGAATGGTGATAGGAACAGCTGGCGCAACAAGCGTAGGGTGACTGGGAAGCAGAAGGCCTAG